The bacterium sequence TGATCGTCCTGTTTCTGCCGGTTTCGACCGGTCCTTCAACCCAGCTTCTGGAGCCGAAGAGACTATGAAAATAAATGGCCGGCACTCCGATCAGTGAAAGCAGTATGGTGTGGGCCGCCGAAAAGCGGTCGGCCTGAAGATTCAAGTCTTCCGCGGTATGAGGGTCGGAGAGTGCATCGAAATAGTTGATGTTCAGTTCATAGGGGATGTCGGTTCCATCCGGCTTTCGCTTGTAGGAAACAAGCCCTCCGTGCCGCATGCACCGCTTCACAACAGCATCAATCTCGGTTTCGGTAAGAATGCCTCGCACGGGATTGATGCCGATTCCATCGTGCGATGCAAGGAAATTGAAAAAAGTAGTTCTGTTGGACGGAAGCTTCAATGACGCGGCCCAGTGTGTTAGAGCGCGTGAATTGCGCGTTTGGATCGTATGAAGCAAAAGAGGAGGCAAGGCGAAGTTGTAAACCATTTGCGCTTCATCTGTTCCATCACCGAAGTAGGAAATATTTTCAGCGTGCGGAACATTGGTTTCCGTTATCAACTGAACGTCAGGAGCGGCCTGGTCAAGTACAGCCCGAAACAGTTTAATGATGGCATGCGTCTGCGGTAAATGGATACAGGAGGTTCCTATCTCTTTCCAGAGATAGGCAACTGCATCCAGACGAAGAAAACCGGCTCCGCGAGAAATATAGAACAATAGCAGATCCAGTATCTCCAGAAGCACATCAATGTGGCGAAAGTTCAAGTCGATTTGATCTTCACTAAAAGTGGTCCAGAGCCGCCTGGAGGCAGTGGAGACTTGAATTTCCGTCAGAAGGGGAAGTGTTCTAGGTCGCACCACGTGTGAGAGATCGGGTGTCCCTTCCACAACGACGAAATAATTCCTGTACCGGGGATCATCCTGCAGAAAACTCTGAAACCATTTATGCCGGACTGAAACATGGTTCAATACAGCGTCAAACATGAGCCTGAAATTGGACCCCATTTGCGCTACATCTTTCCAGCTTCCCAACATCGGATCTACATTGCGGTAATCAATGACTGAGAAACCGTCATCAGATGAATAAGGAAAGAAAGGCAGGATATGAACCGC is a genomic window containing:
- a CDS encoding sugar phosphorylase, which codes for MDDAKRTFELLTSLYGKQDAKLAHDRINALIDQFRLQRKTVTQTGGSGISHADAFLITYGDQVQEPGTTPLRCLADFCKNYLANIITAVHILPFFPYSSDDGFSVIDYRNVDPMLGSWKDVAQMGSNFRLMFDAVLNHVSVRHKWFQSFLQDDPRYRNYFVVVEGTPDLSHVVRPRTLPLLTEIQVSTASRRLWTTFSEDQIDLNFRHIDVLLEILDLLLFYISRGAGFLRLDAVAYLWKEIGTSCIHLPQTHAIIKLFRAVLDQAAPDVQLITETNVPHAENISYFGDGTDEAQMVYNFALPPLLLHTIQTRNSRALTHWAASLKLPSNRTTFFNFLASHDGIGINPVRGILTETEIDAVVKRCMRHGGLVSYKRKPDGTDIPYELNINYFDALSDPHTAEDLNLQADRFSAAHTILLSLIGVPAIYFHSLFGSRSWVEGPVETGRNRTINRQKLIRQKVEQDLADSKSLRHKVFTRLRALLQVRSQHPAFDPYGKQEVLECGDSVFSLIRSSPQSGERILCLQNITPVSQNVLLPQSARGINLFKPTRRISAGSIQLSPYEGMWIQLS